In one Caballeronia sp. M1242 genomic region, the following are encoded:
- a CDS encoding hybrid sensor histidine kinase/response regulator, which translates to MTLQREEHDAKPAAIARQDEPPFPVVPERNFAAQRMTLYALLVAAVVLPCVYVAITAISDYHARVASASDAVARNARIAEEHALKVFDLNVTLNERIVDLLDDLDADAIRREDGVVHTRLSQLIGGYRQVSAASVFGPDGQLLATSRAWPTPDVTVGTREDFIGLRTDSRLAQISRVMLGKVAGERVFNTAVARKTRDGQFAGMVSIALRPSYFNDFYRELLGDSPTVSIGLARADGEVLAWYPERPPARMALAASSPLREAYRAGTHDGVMKMVSGLDNELKIVAFRRVGDYPLYVSSGFPIDTIWTQWYRHLTVLALSILAPCVVLWGVIGQSLRRLAIEEEAWERWQAEASMRRSIESAYRQARKMEALGNLVGSVAHDFNNLLMIVSTNVQIARRRGPIGLDRELSAMERALKSGQSLTRQLLGVARKQPLRSEVIAIGKWVTAERELLRASLGAKVALHSEVAADVWTIRVDPAELELALINVAVNARDAMPNGGTFTARAENVRFRHEDGFPLIGEFVQISLEDTGVGMSADVLARAFEPLFTTKPKGMGTGLGLPQVFAFCERAGGIATIDSAIGAGTSVRLYLPRAAATDAPGAEPEQAAATAQEAEGLRVLLVEDNEEVAAGTEALLTMMGHRVTYVFNADTAMTLLEAARENMAVSGFPFDVVLSDIHMPGQLNGIDLAERMQRFEPRIPVILVTGYAEELDRARQVDARVLAKPFDIALLDTLLRGIREDQAARSIDR; encoded by the coding sequence ATGACGCTGCAACGTGAGGAGCACGACGCCAAGCCTGCCGCTATAGCGCGGCAGGACGAACCGCCGTTTCCGGTCGTCCCCGAACGGAACTTCGCCGCGCAGCGCATGACGCTCTACGCGCTGCTCGTGGCTGCCGTCGTGCTTCCGTGCGTCTACGTCGCCATTACCGCGATCTCGGATTACCACGCACGCGTGGCGAGCGCCTCCGACGCGGTCGCCCGCAACGCGCGAATCGCGGAAGAGCACGCGCTCAAAGTCTTCGATCTCAACGTCACGCTGAACGAACGCATCGTCGATCTGCTCGACGACCTCGACGCCGACGCGATTCGCCGCGAAGACGGCGTCGTTCATACGCGGCTCAGTCAGTTGATCGGCGGCTACCGTCAGGTGTCGGCGGCCTCGGTGTTCGGTCCCGACGGGCAGTTGCTCGCCACCAGCCGCGCGTGGCCGACGCCCGATGTCACGGTGGGCACGCGAGAGGACTTCATCGGCCTGCGCACCGACAGCCGGCTTGCGCAGATTTCTCGCGTGATGCTCGGGAAAGTCGCCGGCGAGCGCGTGTTCAACACAGCCGTCGCCCGCAAGACGCGCGACGGGCAATTCGCCGGCATGGTGTCGATCGCGCTGCGTCCGTCGTACTTCAACGACTTCTATCGCGAACTGCTCGGCGACAGCCCGACCGTGTCGATCGGTCTCGCCCGCGCCGACGGCGAAGTGCTCGCGTGGTATCCCGAGCGGCCGCCCGCGCGAATGGCGCTCGCCGCGAGTTCGCCGCTGCGCGAGGCGTATCGCGCCGGCACGCACGACGGCGTCATGAAGATGGTCTCGGGACTCGACAACGAGTTGAAGATCGTCGCGTTTCGCCGGGTCGGCGACTATCCGCTGTATGTGTCGAGCGGCTTTCCCATCGATACCATCTGGACGCAGTGGTATCGGCATTTGACCGTGCTCGCGCTGTCGATTCTCGCGCCGTGCGTCGTGCTGTGGGGCGTGATCGGGCAGTCGCTGCGGCGGCTCGCTATCGAAGAAGAAGCGTGGGAACGCTGGCAGGCCGAGGCGTCGATGCGCCGCTCCATCGAATCGGCGTACCGGCAGGCGCGCAAGATGGAGGCGCTCGGCAATCTGGTCGGCAGCGTCGCGCACGACTTCAACAATCTGCTGATGATCGTCTCGACGAACGTGCAGATCGCCCGGCGGCGCGGCCCGATCGGACTCGACCGCGAACTGAGCGCGATGGAGCGCGCGTTGAAGAGCGGCCAGTCGCTCACGCGGCAGTTGCTCGGCGTCGCGCGCAAGCAGCCGTTGCGCAGCGAGGTCATCGCCATCGGCAAATGGGTGACGGCGGAGCGCGAACTGCTGCGCGCGTCGCTCGGCGCGAAGGTCGCGCTGCACTCGGAAGTCGCGGCGGACGTGTGGACGATCCGCGTCGATCCGGCCGAGCTGGAACTCGCGCTCATCAACGTGGCCGTGAACGCGCGCGACGCGATGCCGAACGGCGGCACATTCACCGCGCGCGCGGAAAACGTGCGCTTTCGCCACGAGGACGGCTTTCCGCTCATCGGCGAATTCGTGCAGATTTCGCTGGAAGACACGGGCGTCGGCATGAGCGCGGACGTGCTCGCGCGCGCGTTCGAGCCGCTTTTCACGACCAAGCCGAAAGGCATGGGCACCGGGCTCGGCTTGCCGCAGGTCTTCGCGTTCTGCGAGCGGGCGGGCGGCATCGCGACCATCGACAGCGCCATCGGCGCGGGCACGTCGGTGCGTCTCTATCTGCCGCGGGCCGCCGCGACCGACGCGCCCGGCGCGGAGCCGGAACAGGCCGCCGCGACGGCGCAGGAGGCCGAAGGCCTGCGCGTGCTGCTCGTCGAAGACAACGAGGAAGTCGCCGCCGGCACGGAGGCGCTGCTCACGATGATGGGTCATCGCGTGACGTACGTGTTCAACGCCGACACTGCGATGACGCTGCTCGAAGCGGCTCGGGAGAACATGGCGGTGTCAGGTTTTCCGTTCGATGTCGTGCTCTCGGACATCCACATGCCCGGCCAGCTCAACGGTATCGATCTCGCTGAACGCATGCAGCGGTTCGAGCCGCGCATCCCGGTCATTCTCGTCACCGGCTATGCTGAAGAACTCGACCGCGCGCGGCAAGTCGATGCGCGCGTGCTCGCGAAGCCCTTCGATATCGCGCTGCTGGATACGCTGCTGCGCGGCATCCGCGAGGATCAGGCGGCGCGCTCCATCGATCGCTGA
- a CDS encoding AEC family transporter codes for MSSPVSSPVAFLSSLLGPLVTIILPVFGLIAAGYVCRKFNKLGPTAASELNRFVVYLALPALLFDIMAKTPLKTLDQPAFIAVFGIGSAVVFVLTLGVRLLQARPLADASIDGLNAAYPNTGFVGLPLCLLAFGKPSLAPAVIATIMTVCVLFGIAIVLIELGLQAGSGIGATLWRVAKSLGKNPLLIAPVAGALMSGSGVAVPEGAEALIKLLGGAASPCALVALGLFLGAKGEARNARTTSALVALKLLAQPLLTWWLAFQVFALPPLWAKTAVILSALPTGTGPFMLAEFYRREGSVTSSTILFSTVLSLVTVTLCLAVML; via the coding sequence ATGTCATCGCCGGTTTCTTCGCCCGTTGCGTTTCTCTCGTCGCTGCTCGGTCCGCTCGTCACCATTATCTTGCCCGTGTTCGGCCTCATCGCCGCGGGCTATGTATGCCGCAAGTTCAACAAGCTCGGGCCCACCGCGGCGTCCGAACTGAACCGATTCGTCGTCTATCTCGCGCTACCGGCGCTACTCTTCGACATCATGGCGAAGACGCCATTGAAGACGCTCGATCAACCAGCGTTCATCGCGGTGTTCGGCATCGGATCGGCGGTCGTGTTCGTGCTGACGCTCGGCGTTCGGCTGCTGCAAGCGCGTCCGCTCGCCGATGCCAGCATCGACGGGCTCAACGCCGCCTATCCGAACACCGGTTTCGTGGGCTTGCCGCTCTGCCTGCTCGCGTTCGGCAAGCCAAGCCTCGCGCCCGCCGTCATCGCGACGATCATGACCGTGTGCGTGCTCTTCGGCATCGCGATCGTGCTGATCGAACTCGGCTTGCAAGCGGGAAGCGGTATCGGCGCGACGCTGTGGCGCGTGGCGAAGTCGCTTGGCAAGAATCCGCTTCTGATCGCGCCGGTCGCGGGCGCGCTGATGAGCGGCAGCGGCGTGGCGGTGCCCGAAGGCGCAGAAGCGCTCATCAAGCTGCTCGGCGGCGCGGCGAGTCCCTGCGCGCTCGTCGCGCTCGGACTGTTTCTCGGCGCGAAGGGCGAAGCACGCAACGCGCGGACGACGAGCGCGCTCGTCGCGCTCAAGCTCCTGGCGCAGCCGCTTCTGACGTGGTGGCTCGCGTTTCAAGTGTTCGCGCTGCCGCCGCTGTGGGCGAAAACCGCCGTGATCCTCAGCGCGCTGCCCACCGGCACCGGCCCGTTCATGCTCGCCGAGTTCTATCGGCGCGAGGGCAGCGTGACGTCGAGCACGATTCTTTTCTCGACCGTACTGTCGCTCGTCACGGTCACGCTCTGTCTTGCAGTGATGCTGTGA
- a CDS encoding sigma-54-dependent Fis family transcriptional regulator — MRNDWINVPADYSDVMRRAMESLFKTFENLSEGTFIVDADARVVWINKRYAARFGFSDPTDAIGLDCEAVIPNSLMREVVATGKPILLDVLETDREPLVVTRLPLKDDQGATVGAIGFALFDEMKALTPLFAHYSRVQQELIATRQSLAQARRAKYTFASFVGTSPASLEVKRQARRAALVDSPVLLLGETGTGKELLAHAIHGASTRAAKPLVTVNVAAIPDTLLEVEFFGAAPGAYTGAERKGRIGKFELADGGTLFLDEIGDMPLPLQGKLLRVLQDKEFEPLGSNRIVRADVRIIAATSADLPALVAAGRFRADLFYRLNVLTIHAPPLRERLGDIEALAYAILEDLSGEARTGRIRQFVLHDDALRLLTACAWPGNVRELRNTLERALMLSDSEHIDARALAPFIDSKPAALPAPAEKAQAEAAVPYAQAMNDFERRFLADALRASGGRVAEAAQRIGIGRATMYKKIEALGIEV, encoded by the coding sequence ATGCGCAACGACTGGATCAACGTACCCGCCGACTATAGCGACGTCATGCGGCGCGCCATGGAGTCGCTCTTCAAGACGTTCGAGAACCTGAGCGAAGGCACTTTCATCGTCGATGCCGACGCCCGCGTCGTCTGGATCAACAAGCGTTATGCGGCCCGCTTCGGCTTCTCCGATCCAACAGACGCCATCGGTCTCGACTGCGAAGCGGTCATCCCGAACAGCCTGATGCGCGAAGTCGTCGCGACCGGCAAGCCGATTCTGCTCGACGTGCTCGAAACGGACCGCGAGCCGCTCGTCGTCACGCGCCTGCCGCTGAAGGACGATCAGGGCGCGACCGTCGGCGCAATCGGCTTCGCGCTCTTCGACGAGATGAAGGCGCTCACGCCGCTTTTCGCGCACTACTCGCGCGTGCAGCAGGAACTGATCGCGACGCGGCAGTCGCTCGCGCAGGCGCGGCGGGCCAAGTACACCTTCGCGAGCTTCGTCGGCACGAGTCCGGCCAGTCTCGAAGTGAAGCGGCAGGCGCGGCGCGCCGCGCTCGTCGATTCGCCCGTGCTGCTGCTCGGCGAAACCGGCACGGGCAAGGAACTGCTCGCGCACGCGATTCACGGCGCATCGACGCGGGCGGCCAAGCCGCTCGTCACCGTCAACGTCGCGGCGATTCCGGACACGCTGCTCGAAGTGGAATTTTTCGGCGCGGCGCCGGGCGCGTACACGGGCGCGGAGCGCAAAGGGCGCATCGGCAAGTTCGAACTGGCGGACGGCGGCACGCTGTTTCTCGACGAGATCGGCGACATGCCGCTGCCGTTGCAGGGCAAGCTCTTGCGCGTGTTGCAGGACAAGGAGTTCGAGCCGCTCGGGTCGAACCGCATCGTGCGCGCGGACGTGCGGATCATCGCGGCGACGTCGGCGGATCTGCCCGCGCTCGTCGCGGCGGGGCGCTTTCGTGCCGACCTGTTTTATCGGCTGAACGTGCTGACGATTCACGCGCCGCCTCTGCGCGAGCGGCTCGGCGATATCGAGGCACTCGCGTACGCGATCCTCGAAGACCTGTCGGGCGAAGCGCGCACGGGTCGCATCCGCCAGTTCGTGCTTCACGACGACGCGCTGCGTCTTCTGACCGCGTGCGCGTGGCCCGGCAACGTGCGCGAGCTGCGCAACACGCTCGAACGGGCGCTGATGCTTTCTGACAGCGAACATATCGATGCGCGCGCGCTCGCTCCGTTCATCGACTCGAAGCCGGCCGCGCTGCCCGCGCCCGCTGAAAAGGCGCAAGCGGAAGCCGCCGTACCCTACGCGCAGGCGATGAACGACTTCGAGCGCCGCTTTCTTGCCGACGCATTGCGCGCGAGCGGCGGACGCGTGGCGGAAGCAGCGCAACGTATCGGCATCGGGCGGGCGACGATGTACAAGAAGATCGAGGCGCTCGGCATCGAGGTGTGA
- a CDS encoding GntP family permease, giving the protein MSFLIVLAALAFLMLAAYRGYSVILFAPIAALAAVLLTDPAAVAPVFSGIFMEKMVGFVKLYFPVFLLGAVFGKVIELSGFSESIVAAAIRYIGKSRVNAVIVAVCALLTYGGVSLFVVVFAVYPFAAEMYRQSNIPKRLMPGAIALGAFSFTMDSLPGTPQIQNIIPTTFFKTTGWAAPWLGVIGSVFIIVVGLSFLEWRRRSAMAKGEGYGTSLVNEPERVESANLPNPMLAVAPLVLVGVANFALTRWIPTWYGASYTVAPNALPGVHTPVTTAIKPVIAIWAVEGALLLGILLVLLTAFSRVKERFAPGTRAAVAGALLAAMNTASEYGFGGVIAALPGFLVVSDALKSIPNPLVNAAISVSSLAGITGSASGGMSIALAAMSDLFIKGAEAAHIPLEVLHRVVAMASGGMDTLPHNGAVITLLAVTGLTHRESYRDIFAVTVIKTLAVFFVIGVYYATGIV; this is encoded by the coding sequence ATGTCGTTCCTCATCGTGCTCGCCGCCCTGGCGTTCCTGATGCTGGCCGCCTATCGCGGCTACAGCGTCATCCTGTTCGCGCCGATCGCCGCGCTCGCGGCCGTCCTGCTCACCGATCCCGCGGCCGTCGCGCCGGTGTTCTCGGGCATCTTCATGGAGAAGATGGTCGGCTTCGTGAAGCTCTATTTCCCGGTGTTCCTGCTGGGCGCGGTATTCGGCAAGGTGATCGAGCTGTCCGGATTTTCCGAGTCGATCGTCGCCGCCGCGATCCGCTATATCGGCAAGTCGCGGGTCAATGCGGTGATCGTGGCCGTGTGCGCGCTGCTCACCTATGGCGGCGTGTCGCTGTTCGTGGTCGTGTTCGCCGTGTATCCGTTCGCGGCGGAAATGTACCGCCAGAGCAATATCCCGAAACGGCTGATGCCCGGCGCCATCGCGCTCGGCGCGTTCTCTTTTACGATGGATTCGCTGCCCGGCACGCCGCAGATTCAGAACATCATCCCGACGACGTTCTTCAAGACGACCGGCTGGGCCGCGCCGTGGCTGGGCGTGATCGGCTCGGTGTTCATCATCGTCGTGGGGCTTTCGTTTCTGGAGTGGCGCCGGCGTTCGGCCATGGCCAAGGGCGAAGGCTATGGCACCTCGCTCGTGAACGAGCCGGAACGCGTCGAGTCCGCCAATCTGCCGAATCCGATGCTCGCCGTCGCGCCGCTGGTGCTCGTGGGTGTCGCGAACTTCGCGCTCACCCGCTGGATCCCGACGTGGTACGGCGCGAGTTATACCGTCGCGCCCAACGCGCTGCCGGGCGTGCACACGCCGGTGACCACCGCGATCAAGCCGGTCATCGCGATCTGGGCGGTCGAGGGCGCGTTGCTGCTCGGCATTCTGCTCGTGTTGCTGACGGCGTTTTCCCGCGTGAAGGAACGCTTCGCGCCGGGCACGCGCGCCGCCGTCGCGGGCGCTTTGCTTGCCGCGATGAACACCGCGTCCGAATACGGCTTCGGCGGCGTGATCGCGGCGCTGCCGGGCTTTCTGGTCGTCTCGGACGCGCTGAAAAGCATCCCGAATCCGCTCGTCAACGCCGCGATTTCCGTGAGTTCGCTCGCGGGCATCACCGGCTCCGCGTCGGGCGGCATGAGCATCGCGCTCGCCGCCATGTCGGACCTATTCATCAAGGGCGCGGAAGCCGCGCATATTCCGCTGGAAGTCCTGCACCGGGTGGTCGCGATGGCGAGCGGCGGCATGGACACGCTGCCGCACAACGGCGCGGTCATCACGCTGCTTGCGGTCACCGGGCTCACGCACCGCGAGTCCTATCGCGACATTTTTGCTGTCACCGTCATCAAGACGCTCGCGGTGTTCTTCGTCATCGGCGTGTACTACGCGACTGGAATCGTCTAA
- a CDS encoding lipocalin family protein: MKSRRPWAYGAAALIAIGGIGALAAYGLKGAKRSGNEHVPEPSKAVDLDRYLGHWFEFARYENRFERNCEAVTANYARREDGLISVINACREGSLTGRYRSAEGRAKVVPGSNGTKLKVSFFGPFYVGDYWILDHADDYSWSIVGEPTGRYLWILTREARPSAELRRTLLVRAAALGYDTTMLRETQHD; this comes from the coding sequence ATGAAATCACGACGACCCTGGGCGTACGGCGCCGCGGCGCTGATAGCGATAGGAGGCATCGGCGCGCTCGCGGCCTATGGACTGAAGGGCGCGAAGCGCAGCGGCAACGAGCACGTGCCGGAGCCGTCGAAGGCCGTGGACCTCGACCGCTATCTCGGCCACTGGTTCGAATTCGCCCGCTACGAGAACCGCTTCGAGCGCAATTGCGAAGCGGTCACCGCCAACTACGCGCGGCGCGAGGACGGTCTCATTTCGGTCATCAACGCGTGCCGGGAAGGCAGCCTGACCGGGCGATACCGGTCGGCGGAAGGACGCGCGAAGGTCGTGCCCGGATCGAACGGAACGAAGCTCAAAGTTTCGTTCTTCGGCCCGTTCTATGTCGGCGACTACTGGATTCTCGATCACGCCGACGACTATTCGTGGTCCATCGTCGGCGAGCCGACGGGGCGCTATCTGTGGATTCTCACGCGCGAAGCCCGCCCGTCGGCCGAACTGCGCCGCACGCTGCTCGTGCGCGCCGCCGCGCTCGGCTACGACACCACGATGCTGCGCGAAACGCAACACGACTGA
- a CDS encoding response regulator, with protein sequence MPLPIVIADDSLLARKVLTRALPADWDVDISYATNGREALELYRAGRASVMFLDLTMPDMTGYQVLDALQHEDLNTFVIVVSADVQPLAQERVRALGAIAFLPKPVTPEALRPVLKEYGLHG encoded by the coding sequence ATGCCTTTGCCGATTGTCATTGCCGATGATTCCCTGCTCGCGCGCAAGGTGTTGACGCGCGCACTGCCCGCGGACTGGGACGTCGATATCTCCTACGCGACGAATGGACGCGAGGCGCTCGAGTTGTATCGCGCGGGCCGCGCATCCGTCATGTTTCTCGATCTGACGATGCCGGACATGACCGGCTATCAGGTTCTCGACGCGCTTCAGCACGAAGACCTGAACACGTTCGTGATCGTCGTTTCCGCCGACGTGCAACCGCTCGCGCAGGAACGCGTGCGCGCGCTCGGAGCCATTGCGTTCCTGCCGAAGCCCGTGACGCCCGAAGCGCTGCGTCCCGTTTTGAAGGAGTACGGTCTCCATGGTTGA
- a CDS encoding GNAT family N-acetyltransferase has product MNLTPEKENVSRADIPTSADRSLTFEHCRDPESIRALQAEWSALYRHVDGEYFQSFEYCYNSLMCEHVGTRRKPHCVVARRNGKMVAVWPLLVSYRNCWKFAEPLTPQNRSPSDILVAPEKDAQQIVEALYKETVRATRADVFELWRVRKTSPLYACVKRHAVIRREEDDLTPYAALRGVQDWDAFSRSRSGREKTKPEYLKRRLAKEGQFKIELIDASDPRLESFIEWFVVQKRKWATEKVGESQWTFSDASLKFWKALLSGPAAASGIFRLFVMTFNGEPVAANIVSMNSDTFYLIAITYDLNLKKFSPGTILVDECVKWAFEHHLDFDFGPGDQRYKTSWSGGESYPMSSFMVLATPWGQTGYMTKQFVKQTRERAMRVVNRVVRKSAAPATPESD; this is encoded by the coding sequence GTGAATCTGACTCCTGAAAAAGAAAATGTCTCTCGCGCTGATATTCCGACGTCCGCCGATCGGTCTCTGACATTCGAGCACTGCCGCGATCCTGAAAGCATTCGCGCTCTCCAAGCGGAATGGAGCGCATTATATCGCCATGTCGACGGCGAATATTTTCAGTCATTCGAGTATTGCTATAACAGCCTGATGTGCGAACACGTCGGCACGCGGCGCAAACCGCATTGCGTCGTCGCGAGGCGCAATGGAAAAATGGTGGCCGTGTGGCCGCTGCTCGTGTCTTATCGCAATTGCTGGAAATTCGCTGAACCGCTGACACCGCAAAACCGTTCGCCGAGCGATATTCTCGTCGCACCGGAAAAGGACGCGCAGCAAATCGTCGAAGCGCTGTACAAAGAGACCGTGCGAGCCACGCGCGCCGACGTTTTCGAGTTATGGCGCGTTCGCAAGACTTCGCCGCTTTATGCGTGCGTGAAGCGCCATGCCGTAATTCGCCGCGAAGAAGATGACCTCACGCCTTACGCGGCGTTACGCGGCGTTCAAGACTGGGATGCTTTCAGCCGCTCGCGGTCCGGACGCGAGAAGACCAAACCGGAGTACCTGAAACGGCGGCTCGCGAAAGAAGGACAGTTCAAAATCGAATTAATCGACGCTTCCGATCCGCGTCTCGAATCGTTCATCGAATGGTTCGTGGTTCAAAAGCGAAAGTGGGCGACCGAGAAAGTCGGCGAGAGTCAATGGACATTCTCCGATGCCAGCCTGAAATTCTGGAAAGCGCTTCTTTCCGGTCCGGCCGCGGCCTCCGGAATCTTTCGGCTCTTCGTCATGACGTTCAATGGCGAACCGGTCGCGGCGAATATTGTTTCGATGAATAGCGATACGTTCTATCTCATCGCGATCACTTACGATTTAAACCTGAAGAAATTCTCACCCGGCACCATTCTCGTCGATGAATGCGTGAAATGGGCTTTCGAACATCATTTGGACTTCGACTTCGGTCCCGGCGACCAACGCTACAAAACGTCGTGGAGCGGCGGCGAGTCGTATCCGATGTCCTCATTCATGGTGCTCGCGACGCCGTGGGGACAAACCGGTTATATGACGAAGCAATTCGTCAAACAGACGCGGGAACGCGCCATGCGCGTCGTTAATCGCGTCGTGCGAAAATCGGCTGCCCCGGCGACGCCTGAAAGCGATTAG
- a CDS encoding NADPH-dependent FMN reductase, translating to MAYKIAVVVGSLRKDSYNRQLAHALESLAPSDFTFEHLDIGSLPLYSQEYDSDFPEAARTLKQKISEADGLLFVTPEYNRSIPGVLKNALDWGSRPWGQSAWGGKPGAVIGTSVGAIGTALAQAHLRSVCAYLDVALMGQPEMYIKHDEKRIDANGNIVSEDTRKFLQTFVDRYVAWVRDFAA from the coding sequence ATGGCGTACAAGATCGCGGTGGTCGTGGGGAGCCTGCGCAAGGATTCGTACAATCGGCAGCTTGCCCACGCGCTCGAATCGCTCGCGCCGAGCGATTTCACTTTCGAGCATCTGGACATCGGCAGCTTGCCGCTCTACAGCCAGGAATACGACAGCGACTTCCCGGAAGCCGCGCGCACGCTGAAGCAGAAGATTTCCGAAGCCGACGGGCTGCTGTTCGTCACGCCCGAGTACAACCGCTCGATTCCCGGCGTGCTGAAAAACGCGCTCGACTGGGGTTCCCGGCCGTGGGGACAAAGCGCGTGGGGCGGCAAGCCGGGCGCGGTGATCGGCACGTCGGTCGGCGCCATCGGCACGGCGCTCGCGCAGGCGCATCTGCGCAGCGTGTGCGCATACCTCGACGTCGCGCTGATGGGCCAGCCGGAGATGTACATCAAGCACGACGAAAAGCGCATCGACGCGAACGGAAATATCGTGAGCGAAGACACGCGCAAGTTCTTGCAGACCTTCGTGGACCGATACGTCGCGTGGGTGCGCGATTTCGCCGCCTGA